The following proteins are co-located in the Pedobacter sp. FW305-3-2-15-E-R2A2 genome:
- a CDS encoding AraC family transcriptional regulator produces MARENIYQSLEVYYENLEECPLRDRQFNFFELVYVISGSGKHTVNENKIAYAAGDLFLISPNDCHGFDLEGRCEFMVVRFGESYIREYQWKSIDHIECLLYYASHLSGSVLTNRDDQQSVASLMKHLQQTLVADNLYNEDLKRHLVNAIIVIAARNISVVKPEHISPNADARILQILDYIQANIRQPGNLTIASIAEKFGISPTYLGSYFRNQCGESIQHYISSYRIRLIEHRIRFSDKRVHEIAEEFGFADESHINKFFKRHHGMSLKRFKTVGK; encoded by the coding sequence ATGGCGAGAGAAAACATCTACCAATCACTGGAAGTATATTATGAAAACCTGGAAGAATGTCCTTTACGTGACAGACAGTTCAATTTTTTTGAGCTGGTTTACGTTATTTCCGGTTCTGGAAAGCACACTGTTAACGAAAACAAGATTGCTTATGCTGCCGGAGATCTGTTTTTGATCAGCCCCAATGATTGTCATGGTTTTGATTTAGAAGGCCGTTGTGAATTTATGGTTGTCCGTTTCGGGGAAAGTTACATCAGGGAATACCAATGGAAAAGTATAGACCATATCGAATGTCTCTTATATTATGCCTCTCATTTATCAGGTTCTGTCTTAACGAACCGGGATGATCAGCAATCTGTAGCGTCGCTGATGAAGCACCTGCAGCAGACTTTAGTGGCCGATAACCTTTATAATGAAGATCTGAAACGACATTTGGTAAATGCCATCATCGTCATAGCCGCAAGAAATATATCAGTAGTTAAACCTGAGCATATTTCGCCTAATGCCGATGCACGTATTCTGCAGATTCTGGATTATATTCAAGCGAATATCCGGCAACCGGGCAACCTGACAATTGCTTCAATCGCGGAAAAATTTGGCATCTCTCCCACCTATCTTGGTAGTTATTTTCGCAATCAGTGCGGTGAAAGTATTCAGCATTATATTTCTTCCTATCGCATCCGGCTTATAGAGCACCGGATTCGGTTTAGCGATAAGCGTGTTCACGAAATCGCAGAAGAATTTGGGTTTGCCGATGAAAGCCATATCAATAAATTCTTTAAAAGACATCACGGAATGAGTCTGAAAAGGTTCAAAACAGTTGGAAAATAA
- a CDS encoding STM3941 family protein gives MASGKPIEIKINRLKVFSMLAVSIIFILAGTSLVWIEIVTPIGQNKRPLFGFVMGIPIILFFGFSAFYQVKKILDRKPGLLVNDEGIFDNSGGISIGFIPWVDIVKIQKLSIGKQTFINVEVKNPLSYIDRQENILKRCWMKIHYKLYGSVIGITTNRLKCSQNELLRLLRARFYKLKRAP, from the coding sequence ATGGCATCAGGCAAACCTATAGAAATTAAAATCAACAGACTTAAGGTCTTTTCTATGCTTGCTGTATCCATTATTTTTATTTTGGCAGGCACAAGTTTAGTCTGGATTGAGATTGTAACACCTATTGGTCAAAATAAAAGACCTCTATTCGGTTTTGTAATGGGAATACCTATTATATTATTTTTTGGATTCTCCGCCTTCTACCAAGTAAAAAAAATCTTAGATAGGAAACCCGGCCTGCTGGTTAATGATGAAGGAATTTTTGACAACTCGGGTGGTATTAGCATTGGGTTCATTCCATGGGTAGATATTGTAAAAATTCAAAAGTTATCAATAGGCAAACAAACATTCATTAATGTGGAAGTTAAAAACCCACTTTCTTATATTGATCGTCAAGAGAATATCTTAAAGCGGTGTTGGATGAAAATCCACTACAAGTTGTACGGAAGTGTAATTGGAATAACGACTAACAGGCTAAAATGCAGTCAGAACGAACTCCTTAGATTGTTAAGAGCAAGGTTTTACAAATTAAAGAGAGCTCCTTAA
- a CDS encoding response regulator translates to MKKKVVLVQDNKEILEIMDQVLTEEGFEVTSSLTTEPIEKIDKIEPDLVIIDDHIKGKRKGSEVIEELKSEPETEDISAVLTSTAYDLPEKAKECKADDYIEKPFDIDHMIDVVKKNS, encoded by the coding sequence ATGAAGAAAAAAGTTGTCCTTGTTCAGGATAATAAAGAGATCTTAGAAATAATGGATCAGGTATTGACGGAGGAAGGTTTTGAGGTTACTTCATCATTAACAACGGAGCCCATTGAAAAAATTGACAAGATTGAACCTGATCTCGTGATTATAGATGATCACATCAAGGGAAAAAGAAAGGGATCAGAGGTCATTGAAGAATTGAAATCTGAACCTGAAACAGAAGATATATCAGCTGTTCTGACTTCCACTGCTTATGACTTACCTGAGAAGGCTAAAGAATGCAAAGCAGATGACTATATTGAAAAGCCGTTTGATATCGATCATATGATAGACGTAGTTAAAAAAAATTCTTAA
- a CDS encoding NAD(P)H-dependent oxidoreductase: MKKILVINGHPDKESLNHTIAQSYIRSAMDAGAEVRYIAIGALDFNPNLQFGYRQRMELEPDLLKALDDIRWSEHQVWIHPLWWLGMPAIMKGFLDRLFLPGLTFKSNNNGTSEGLLTGKTGRIITTAGDLSIDVYEEVYRSSGLVQLKKGILEYCGVSSIKSDFIGPLYELSEEEIKEWLQTIETSAKNDSIR; this comes from the coding sequence ATGAAGAAAATATTAGTCATCAACGGACATCCAGACAAAGAAAGCCTAAACCATACGATTGCGCAGTCCTATATCAGGTCTGCGATGGATGCCGGCGCTGAAGTACGATATATTGCCATTGGAGCACTCGATTTCAATCCTAACTTACAATTCGGTTATCGGCAGCGAATGGAACTGGAGCCCGATTTATTAAAAGCACTGGATGACATCCGGTGGAGTGAGCATCAGGTCTGGATTCACCCGCTTTGGTGGCTGGGGATGCCTGCAATTATGAAAGGATTTTTAGACCGGCTTTTTCTTCCGGGGCTTACTTTCAAGAGCAACAATAACGGGACAAGCGAAGGCTTATTGACCGGAAAAACCGGAAGAATTATCACCACTGCCGGGGATTTATCTATCGATGTTTATGAAGAAGTGTACCGGTCAAGCGGACTCGTTCAATTAAAAAAAGGTATTCTGGAATACTGTGGAGTTTCTTCCATAAAAAGCGATTTTATAGGACCGCTTTATGAACTTTCTGAAGAGGAGATAAAAGAATGGCTGCAAACTATAGAGACCAGTGCAAAGAATGATAGTATACGATAA
- a CDS encoding MaoC family dehydratase, producing MLIINNYEEYKTHLGKELGVSNWHKIDQQQINKFADATLDHQWIHVDEEKARNEGPFKATIAHGYLTLSLIPYLWKQIADVRNIKMEINYGIESFKFGQAVVVDSEVQLKAKLISIADLRGTTKVVIEAVLVIKDQPKPAYTGEVVFLYHFI from the coding sequence ATGTTAATTATCAACAACTACGAGGAGTATAAAACACATTTAGGTAAGGAACTTGGCGTTTCGAACTGGCATAAAATTGACCAGCAACAAATTAATAAATTTGCTGATGCCACTTTAGACCACCAATGGATCCATGTAGATGAAGAAAAAGCAAGAAATGAAGGTCCATTTAAAGCTACCATTGCACACGGGTATTTAACCTTATCCCTAATTCCGTATTTATGGAAGCAGATTGCAGATGTTCGTAATATTAAAATGGAAATAAACTATGGGATTGAATCTTTTAAGTTTGGCCAGGCTGTTGTGGTAGACAGCGAAGTTCAACTCAAAGCCAAACTTATTTCTATAGCTGATTTGAGAGGTACCACCAAAGTGGTCATTGAAGCTGTTCTTGTGATTAAAGACCAGCCAAAGCCTGCTTATACAGGAGAAGTAGTATTCTTATATCACTTTATTTAA
- a CDS encoding serine hydrolase domain-containing protein, with amino-acid sequence MKTSFKFLAALLLISNVSVAQDITNKIDSIIKDQRQKNPNVGISVGFIKNNEEHYIAYGKLNAESQTAIDKNSVFEIASITKVLTSNLIAQAVLDHKLKTDDYIDNFLPEAYVLHENLKNKIKISDLASHQSGLPDLDFAKLLAVDPQQPMSSVNQETLTAMVNNCTELKDHGKYRYSTIGFVLLGQIMEKVYGKSYDEIIRAKIITPLRMKNTLTKDFNVKNRTTSHGRNGDVLEFMNWHFTAPAGLVKSSAADMVKYLKAVLNKDLAIGKASMITEKIYYKHENRELGLGINIMTDDQKTNYIKSGDTMGQSSMIAYNRAKNWGLIILLDNNNSKLRNTILNEISELASK; translated from the coding sequence ATGAAAACTTCATTTAAATTTCTCGCAGCACTATTACTAATCAGCAACGTTTCTGTTGCACAGGACATCACCAACAAGATTGATTCAATAATAAAGGATCAACGTCAAAAAAATCCTAACGTAGGGATCAGCGTTGGTTTCATCAAAAATAATGAAGAACACTATATAGCATATGGTAAGCTGAATGCAGAAAGTCAAACTGCTATCGATAAAAATTCCGTATTCGAAATTGCATCGATCACTAAAGTCCTGACCTCAAATTTAATTGCCCAGGCGGTTCTTGATCATAAATTAAAAACAGATGATTACATCGATAACTTCCTTCCTGAAGCGTATGTATTACATGAAAACCTTAAAAACAAAATAAAGATTTCAGATCTCGCATCTCATCAGTCTGGTTTGCCTGATCTGGATTTTGCAAAGTTACTCGCAGTGGATCCTCAACAACCTATGAGTAGTGTAAATCAAGAAACACTGACTGCGATGGTCAACAATTGTACTGAGCTAAAGGACCATGGAAAATATCGTTATTCTACGATTGGATTTGTTTTGCTTGGACAGATAATGGAAAAAGTGTATGGCAAGAGTTACGATGAAATTATCAGAGCCAAAATAATAACGCCATTACGTATGAAAAATACGCTGACAAAAGATTTTAATGTAAAAAACAGGACAACTAGCCATGGCCGGAACGGCGATGTTCTGGAATTCATGAACTGGCATTTTACCGCTCCTGCCGGATTGGTAAAATCTAGTGCTGCCGACATGGTTAAGTATTTGAAAGCGGTCTTAAACAAAGATCTTGCAATTGGTAAAGCGTCGATGATCACGGAAAAAATCTACTATAAACATGAAAATAGAGAATTGGGATTAGGGATAAATATAATGACAGATGATCAGAAGACAAATTATATCAAATCGGGAGATACGATGGGACAATCTTCGATGATCGCTTACAATAGAGCTAAAAATTGGGGTCTGATCATATTATTAGACAATAACAACTCCAAATTGAGAAATACCATCTTGAATGAAATCTCTGAGTTGGCCTCGAAATAG
- a CDS encoding retropepsin-like aspartic protease, with protein MKNSGTGIKKHTIGLLSAVWTAMLLTAVTAFGQTTHSTFDVLYKQIKQKNFFKLSELFAGTKKKLPVGYQYFTEALLDNAFNRPEESNRKILKLEASKATLPDSLMLKIWHIKEDNCMKQYDYAGAKNAVQTALKKYDKLLTEEEKNDLKNNLKIWTALENESRQRVTIDGSTRLKMEKDIAGLKNLKVNTGRDTMNFIFDTGANISTVSASTARRLKMKMIPAGIEVDAVTGVGVKADLAVCRKLVLGNITVENAVFLVLADSALSFPQINYQINGILGFPVIEALNEVQLTQDDYFIVPDTETKINAASNMAIDGLSPLIFIDGRHFTFDTGADQTMLYAPFYQESKNDIDKQYQLVKIGMGGAGGKIEHDGFKVNHTFHIFGKQIPLKNISLLKTKINKETVYGNIGQDVIRQFKKMTLNFNQMFIKFD; from the coding sequence ATGAAGAATTCGGGTACTGGAATTAAAAAACACACAATAGGACTTTTGAGCGCAGTATGGACTGCTATGTTGTTGACAGCTGTTACTGCCTTTGGCCAGACAACTCATTCAACATTTGATGTCCTGTATAAACAGATAAAACAAAAGAACTTTTTTAAGCTCTCTGAGCTTTTTGCCGGGACTAAGAAAAAATTACCAGTAGGGTACCAGTATTTTACAGAAGCTCTGCTCGACAATGCTTTTAACAGACCTGAAGAATCCAACCGGAAAATTTTAAAACTGGAAGCATCAAAAGCTACACTTCCGGATTCATTGATGCTTAAAATCTGGCACATTAAGGAAGACAACTGCATGAAGCAGTACGATTATGCAGGCGCAAAAAATGCAGTACAGACAGCCTTGAAAAAATATGATAAGCTGCTTACAGAAGAGGAGAAAAATGATTTAAAAAACAACCTGAAAATCTGGACTGCCCTGGAAAACGAATCCCGGCAGCGGGTTACAATTGATGGCAGTACCCGTCTGAAAATGGAAAAAGACATTGCAGGTTTAAAAAACCTGAAAGTAAATACAGGAAGAGATACCATGAACTTTATTTTTGATACCGGAGCGAATATTTCCACGGTTTCAGCTTCCACTGCCAGGCGTTTAAAAATGAAGATGATCCCTGCCGGTATAGAGGTGGATGCGGTTACGGGCGTTGGTGTCAAAGCAGATCTTGCAGTCTGCAGAAAACTGGTCCTTGGAAATATTACCGTAGAAAATGCCGTATTTCTGGTATTGGCAGACAGTGCACTCAGCTTTCCCCAAATTAACTACCAGATCAACGGCATCCTTGGATTTCCTGTTATTGAGGCTTTAAATGAAGTTCAACTAACACAGGATGATTATTTTATTGTGCCGGATACGGAAACAAAAATAAATGCAGCATCCAACATGGCAATTGACGGTCTGTCTCCGCTCATTTTCATAGATGGCAGACATTTTACTTTTGATACCGGTGCAGATCAAACGATGCTATATGCGCCTTTTTATCAGGAAAGCAAAAATGATATTGATAAACAGTACCAGCTTGTTAAAATTGGCATGGGAGGTGCAGGAGGAAAAATTGAGCATGACGGATTTAAAGTGAATCACACCTTCCATATATTTGGAAAACAGATTCCTCTTAAGAATATCAGTTTATTAAAAACTAAAATCAATAAAGAAACCGTTTACGGAAACATCGGCCAGGATGTGATTCGTCAATTTAAGAAAATGACCCTGAATTTTAACCAGATGTTCATCAAGTTCGATTGA
- a CDS encoding alpha/beta hydrolase fold domain-containing protein, with product MGNRLKKIDVALLAAITNSEFSQIDYENLLANDPAKIRDEELKLSLKALPEVPQQLKVENIWIPSADQSGTIRLRLYRPKGKENLPILLYFHGGAFIYGTPEQYDSLFFPLALDIGALVVSVDYRLAPEHPFPAGMEDGYDTLLWLSEHASDLGGDKDNILIGGSSAGATIAAAITHMARDRREVEIRHQYLLYPPTSHLLETRSMKELANAPMQSRKAAEWMWKYYLNDKTDPLPKYAVPLLEQNFKYLPDATVIVCELDPLKDEGKAYAAKLEKAGVRVNLMEMPGAVHAFDFFPCPLSDHFYKYQVELFKQILNQKK from the coding sequence ATGGGTAATAGGTTAAAAAAGATAGATGTAGCGCTCCTGGCGGCAATTACAAACAGTGAGTTTAGCCAGATCGATTATGAAAATCTGCTGGCTAATGATCCAGCGAAAATCAGGGATGAAGAACTAAAATTATCATTGAAAGCGCTTCCTGAAGTACCACAACAGCTGAAGGTGGAAAACATCTGGATTCCATCTGCGGATCAATCGGGAACAATTAGGTTAAGGTTATATAGACCAAAGGGAAAAGAGAATTTACCAATACTTCTGTATTTTCATGGAGGTGCATTTATATATGGAACTCCGGAACAATATGATTCCCTTTTTTTTCCGCTGGCCTTAGATATAGGGGCATTGGTCGTTTCTGTAGATTACCGCTTAGCTCCCGAACATCCATTTCCGGCAGGTATGGAAGATGGATATGACACGTTATTGTGGTTATCTGAACATGCCAGCGACCTCGGTGGAGATAAAGATAATATCCTCATCGGAGGCAGCAGTGCGGGAGCAACAATAGCTGCTGCTATTACACATATGGCAAGAGACAGGAGGGAAGTAGAAATCCGACACCAGTACCTGCTGTATCCGCCAACGAGCCATCTTTTGGAAACACGATCCATGAAAGAACTCGCAAATGCTCCGATGCAATCCAGAAAGGCGGCGGAATGGATGTGGAAATACTATCTCAACGATAAAACCGATCCATTGCCAAAATATGCGGTCCCGTTGTTGGAGCAGAATTTCAAATATCTGCCCGATGCAACGGTCATTGTATGCGAATTGGATCCCCTGAAAGACGAAGGGAAAGCCTACGCTGCAAAATTAGAGAAGGCAGGGGTTAGGGTTAATCTGATGGAGATGCCGGGAGCTGTCCATGCCTTTGACTTTTTTCCATGCCCATTATCGGATCACTTTTACAAATACCAGGTTGAATTGTTCAAACAAATTTTAAATCAGAAAAAATGA
- a CDS encoding DUF4465 domain-containing protein, with protein sequence MKKSLFTKTLLVATISLGVLASCTKQNDLSPETTPKAKSASAQQNSLATSYTITFEGIGSSYMANNTSYGDNAYSSWTGTQIAPYVHSPSNLKFAIKGAGSGTPVDYWNGGFVVSNWNYKSNIPGKTGDWWYSYLNQCSVYSGTHGAKNGGYAGSSNFAVMFGYVDSYNSSYATRPKLDFTSGSGVVEGMYVTLSSYTYGVIQNGNAFGSGAATPLKDVAGGTGYLKLLAYGFNGSVATNNGDPVEIDLARYNNHLPVAGPLTSWTYFDLSDLGNVTRVEFNIEGNDSGSYGLNSPAYVCIDNVKVTL encoded by the coding sequence ATGAAAAAATCCCTATTTACTAAAACATTATTAGTAGCAACCATTTCTCTTGGTGTATTGGCTTCCTGTACCAAGCAGAATGATTTATCACCAGAAACAACTCCAAAGGCAAAAAGCGCGAGCGCACAACAAAACAGCCTTGCCACAAGCTATACCATCACTTTCGAAGGTATCGGGAGCAGCTATATGGCTAACAATACTTCTTACGGAGATAATGCCTACTCTTCCTGGACTGGTACTCAAATCGCACCCTATGTACATTCGCCAAGCAATTTGAAGTTTGCGATCAAAGGTGCTGGTAGCGGAACCCCGGTTGACTACTGGAACGGTGGTTTTGTGGTTTCCAATTGGAACTACAAATCAAATATTCCAGGAAAAACAGGTGATTGGTGGTACTCTTACCTCAATCAGTGCAGTGTTTACTCAGGCACGCATGGCGCTAAAAATGGTGGCTATGCTGGCAGTAGTAATTTCGCTGTTATGTTTGGTTATGTAGATTCCTATAACTCATCCTATGCTACACGTCCTAAGCTTGATTTTACTTCAGGTAGCGGAGTGGTAGAGGGCATGTACGTAACTCTTTCTTCCTATACCTATGGGGTAATCCAGAATGGCAATGCATTCGGCTCCGGAGCAGCAACACCACTTAAAGATGTCGCCGGAGGAACGGGATATTTGAAATTACTGGCTTATGGCTTTAATGGCAGCGTAGCCACAAATAACGGCGATCCGGTTGAAATTGACCTGGCAAGATACAATAATCACCTGCCTGTTGCAGGCCCTTTAACTTCCTGGACTTATTTTGACTTGTCAGACCTGGGTAATGTTACCCGTGTTGAGTTCAATATTGAAGGTAACGATTCAGGCAGTTACGGCTTGAATTCACCAGCCTATGTGTGTATCGACAATGTAAAAGTGACCTTATAA
- a CDS encoding DUF1343 domain-containing protein, with translation MMRLISILFLMFPAISNIQCIAQTALSNQSSSDKSGIITGADQTEKYLPYLQGKRIGLVANQSSIIGKKSSVDSLVSLGVKIVKVFGPEHGFRGNASNGAVVGDEKDAKTGIPIISLYGKNEKPTKAQLADVDLMVFDIQDVGCRYYTNINTLEYVMEACAENNKELLILDRPNPNGYVVDGPVMTDDKFKSAIGIHYTPMTHGMTIGEFAQYLNGEGYLKKQCKINIIKVANYGHDMPYVLPINPSPNLNTQQAVMLFPSLCMFEGTAINEGRGTYMPFTILGAPALKGKYSFSYKPVSIPGMSESPRHKDAVCYGLDLRNYDINKLRKSRQIDLSWLIELYNAYPDKANFFTPGRAQDVSAFDLRIGTDQLRKQIIAGISEAEIRKSWEPGLQKFKAIRAKYLLYP, from the coding sequence ATGATGAGACTTATTTCCATACTTTTTTTAATGTTTCCGGCGATCAGCAACATTCAATGCATCGCACAAACGGCATTATCAAATCAAAGCAGCTCCGATAAATCTGGAATTATCACCGGTGCCGACCAGACTGAAAAATATTTGCCTTATCTACAAGGAAAACGAATTGGTCTTGTTGCAAATCAGAGTTCTATCATTGGCAAAAAAAGCAGTGTAGACAGTTTAGTGAGTCTTGGAGTTAAAATTGTAAAGGTGTTTGGACCTGAGCATGGTTTTAGAGGCAATGCCAGTAATGGAGCTGTGGTGGGTGATGAAAAAGATGCTAAAACCGGCATTCCAATCATCTCTTTATATGGCAAAAATGAGAAACCAACAAAAGCACAGCTGGCAGATGTCGACCTTATGGTCTTTGATATTCAGGATGTGGGCTGCCGTTATTATACCAATATCAATACGCTTGAGTACGTGATGGAGGCCTGTGCAGAAAACAACAAAGAGCTGCTCATTCTTGACAGGCCTAATCCGAACGGATATGTAGTAGATGGGCCAGTGATGACTGATGATAAATTTAAATCTGCCATTGGAATCCATTATACCCCCATGACACATGGTATGACTATCGGGGAATTTGCACAATACCTTAACGGTGAAGGATACCTGAAAAAACAATGCAAAATAAATATTATAAAAGTGGCCAACTATGGTCATGACATGCCTTATGTATTACCGATAAATCCTTCCCCTAATTTAAACACACAGCAAGCGGTGATGCTTTTCCCGAGCTTATGTATGTTTGAAGGGACAGCGATCAATGAAGGTCGGGGAACGTATATGCCATTTACGATATTGGGCGCCCCTGCACTGAAAGGTAAGTATTCATTTTCATACAAACCGGTAAGTATTCCAGGGATGAGTGAAAGCCCACGTCACAAAGACGCTGTTTGTTATGGCCTTGACCTTCGCAACTACGACATTAACAAGCTTCGGAAGAGTCGTCAAATTGATTTATCCTGGTTAATTGAATTATACAATGCCTATCCGGATAAAGCCAATTTTTTTACTCCCGGAAGAGCACAGGACGTGTCTGCTTTTGATCTGCGCATAGGTACCGATCAATTGAGAAAACAGATAATAGCGGGCATATCCGAAGCAGAAATCAGAAAAAGCTGGGAACCTGGATTGCAGAAGTTTAAGGCGATCCGGGCAAAGTATCTCTTATATCCTTAA
- a CDS encoding PKD-like domain-containing protein, whose protein sequence is MKNLKAIIFLKLLFVVILFASSCKKDVQVKPSITGVSEETTILNIGDKLTLAPNITNTKGNNYIWLVNGKETASGQLNYTFQATEAGTFDVTFKVTNKGGTDQQSFKLIVEKPIVITLADQLNVSMCNVLEITPAVTGPDRKDYEYEWSIGDSIIGKKLNLSFISPEAGTFELTLRATAGKQSVTYKRKIAVKAEQYLKNAYTVLEYAPSPGKNHNWSIIGSAANWKYGDEYPLAYNDFLTKATGIRKVNANAALFLGSWGGSATFKFDHTVANVSGKTDLELTAFCSLRDQPAVYVAYDYNKNGMPDENEWYELKNDDYGQEDIPEYEMIFTYNKTETDARRIYSYFNWKDNQPNLANGEVITNKTFTSSMTTAGAFSNRGFFPGLNVADNATKQAVILDGWKTSFSRKGKRVSRNLTGAAPFFQSLNLDIDLAVNKKGEAIQLPGIDFVKVQKVIYPFQQDLNTANAIADYNMEEGRMLQVGSILDKHLKN, encoded by the coding sequence ATGAAAAACTTGAAAGCGATCATTTTTCTAAAGCTGCTGTTCGTCGTTATACTCTTTGCGTCCTCCTGCAAAAAGGACGTACAGGTTAAACCAAGCATTACCGGGGTCAGCGAAGAGACGACCATTCTAAACATCGGCGATAAATTAACCTTGGCACCCAATATCACCAACACCAAAGGCAACAACTATATCTGGTTGGTGAATGGCAAGGAAACTGCCTCGGGTCAGCTAAATTATACTTTTCAGGCCACTGAGGCGGGAACTTTTGACGTAACATTTAAAGTAACCAATAAAGGCGGTACCGACCAGCAATCTTTCAAATTAATTGTGGAAAAGCCAATTGTGATAACACTGGCAGATCAGCTGAATGTCTCCATGTGCAACGTATTGGAGATTACACCTGCGGTTACCGGACCAGACCGTAAGGATTACGAATATGAATGGTCTATCGGAGATTCAATTATTGGTAAGAAACTAAACCTGAGCTTTATTTCCCCTGAGGCAGGCACGTTCGAGCTTACCCTTCGTGCAACCGCAGGGAAACAAAGTGTAACTTATAAGCGCAAGATCGCAGTAAAGGCCGAACAGTATCTGAAAAACGCTTACACTGTACTCGAATATGCGCCTTCACCAGGTAAAAACCACAATTGGTCAATTATAGGATCTGCGGCTAATTGGAAGTACGGAGACGAATATCCACTTGCTTACAATGACTTTCTGACGAAAGCAACCGGAATCAGAAAAGTTAATGCTAACGCCGCACTTTTTCTGGGTAGTTGGGGTGGATCTGCCACTTTTAAATTTGACCATACGGTGGCCAATGTTTCCGGTAAAACCGACTTGGAGCTGACCGCTTTTTGCTCCCTCCGTGACCAACCAGCTGTTTACGTAGCGTATGACTATAACAAAAACGGAATGCCAGACGAAAACGAATGGTATGAGCTGAAAAACGATGATTATGGGCAGGAAGATATCCCGGAATATGAAATGATCTTTACGTACAATAAAACGGAAACGGATGCCAGAAGGATATATAGCTATTTCAACTGGAAAGATAACCAACCCAACCTTGCCAACGGAGAGGTGATCACCAATAAAACTTTCACCAGTTCCATGACCACAGCAGGAGCATTCTCCAACAGGGGGTTCTTTCCGGGACTAAACGTAGCCGACAACGCTACAAAACAAGCGGTTATACTGGATGGATGGAAAACCTCTTTCTCCCGCAAAGGAAAACGCGTCAGCAGAAACCTTACCGGTGCTGCTCCGTTTTTTCAGAGTTTAAATCTAGATATCGATCTGGCTGTAAACAAAAAAGGAGAGGCCATTCAGTTGCCTGGGATCGATTTTGTAAAAGTGCAGAAGGTGATCTATCCTTTTCAACAGGATCTGAATACCGCTAATGCGATTGCAGATTACAATATGGAAGAAGGACGCATGTTACAGGTGGGTTCTATATTGGACAAACACCTCAAAAATTAA